From Candidatus Dadabacteria bacterium, the proteins below share one genomic window:
- a CDS encoding AbrB/MazE/SpoVT family DNA-binding domain-containing protein: MVQESSGFLYSLPYSKEHAIFTVISFVKRCGMPKVSSKRQITLPASQCDQLGIKPGDYIETFVADGRLTIVRKVEGAAQGLLRYVKGDPSVTDQESLEDALDP; this comes from the coding sequence ATGGTTCAGGAATCCTCTGGATTTCTTTACTCCTTGCCGTATAGTAAAGAACATGCTATCTTTACTGTTATCAGCTTTGTAAAGAGGTGCGGAATGCCGAAAGTCAGCAGCAAAAGACAAATCACGCTCCCGGCCAGCCAGTGCGATCAGCTTGGCATTAAGCCCGGCGATTATATTGAAACCTTTGTTGCTGACGGCCGCTTAACCATCGTCAGGAAGGTGGAAGGGGCCGCCCAGGGACTGTTGCGGTACGTTAAGGGCGATCCTTCAGTAACGGATCAGGAATCCCTGGAAGACGCACTGGATCCATGA
- a CDS encoding XRE family transcriptional regulator: MAAKVENINPQVLRKCREQIGLSVSDVEKRVGKIDSMERGTLKPTFNQLDTLANLYKVPRWVFVSESLPEQYRFSRNFSFRKFRDKYEDFFDNSDIRRVTAMVERLRDLIIELRKDMAEPVEPFDPPVSESGTSASDAAARVRGWLGCAGESLDFREWKEKLEEKNIFIFTTSKYKGWSHVGEEQFRGLAIYHSTLPIIIINNSDAKKARTFSLFHELGHLLRKKSEIAHWRDSDRDAETWCDELAANVLMPSEEFRAAARKLRANDLKNIGKIAGSFKVSRYACLVRMKQLEIIDSDTYQYLESELQKFYEQRKKELKERDIPLGRNRADEVLDQYGHIYTRALFQVYHNNEIGLHKLCRLFGLKRASDALQLEKNL; the protein is encoded by the coding sequence ATGGCGGCAAAAGTAGAAAACATTAATCCCCAAGTCCTTCGTAAATGCCGTGAACAGATCGGTCTCAGCGTTTCCGATGTGGAAAAAAGAGTTGGGAAAATCGACTCCATGGAGCGGGGAACTCTCAAGCCCACATTCAATCAGCTGGACACTCTGGCCAACCTCTACAAAGTGCCTCGGTGGGTGTTCGTTTCCGAGTCCCTGCCGGAGCAGTACCGGTTCAGCAGAAATTTCTCTTTCCGCAAGTTCAGGGACAAGTACGAGGATTTTTTCGACAATTCAGATATACGCCGCGTAACCGCCATGGTGGAGAGGCTCCGCGACCTGATTATTGAACTGCGGAAAGATATGGCCGAACCGGTCGAGCCGTTTGACCCGCCCGTGTCGGAATCCGGGACTTCCGCGTCCGACGCCGCGGCACGCGTGCGAGGCTGGCTGGGATGTGCGGGAGAGAGCCTCGATTTCCGAGAATGGAAAGAGAAACTGGAAGAAAAAAACATCTTCATTTTCACCACGAGCAAGTACAAAGGCTGGTCTCATGTCGGCGAGGAGCAGTTCCGCGGTCTCGCCATATATCATTCGACCCTGCCGATCATCATTATCAACAATTCCGATGCAAAAAAAGCACGTACCTTCTCCCTGTTCCATGAACTAGGTCACCTGCTGAGAAAGAAAAGCGAGATTGCTCACTGGAGAGACAGCGACCGGGACGCGGAAACCTGGTGCGACGAACTGGCCGCCAACGTGCTGATGCCCTCGGAGGAGTTTCGGGCTGCCGCCCGGAAGCTCCGCGCAAACGATCTTAAAAATATCGGAAAGATAGCCGGATCTTTCAAGGTAAGCCGCTACGCCTGCCTCGTTCGGATGAAGCAACTAGAAATAATCGATTCCGACACCTATCAATATCTTGAATCGGAACTGCAGAAATTCTACGAACAGCGGAAAAAGGAACTCAAAGAAAGAGACATCCCTCTTGGCAGAAACCGGGCTGACGAAGTGCTTGACCAATACGGCCATATTTACACCAGAGCACTGTTTCAAGTTTACCATAACAATGAAATCGGACTTCACAAACTATGCAGGCTGTTCGGCCTGAAAAGAGCATCAGACGCCCTTCAACTGGAGAAGAACCTGTGA
- a CDS encoding ATP-binding protein yields MKPHSFLQICYSVLYLQNMGYIQRYLTNTIRKAMVSFPAVLVTGARQTGKTTLLRTEFGASHDYVSLERPDIRNRALADPVGFFAQTPGPLILDEIQYAPELLHYIKELIDARREPGQWLLAGSQSFSLMQGVSQTLAGRVAVLNLDPLSIRELSQQPQISPEDMLEWMFGSAERRIPAKAGGIPDPVGTEDTESFGNDSRQVTGPGFEDWLLRGGFPEPCLNKQVDRQLWFSGYLQTYIQRDVRDLTQVNNLETFYKFLMLVAARTGQLLNMAELGSEIGIAGPTVKRWLSVLKTSQLICLLPPYHKNFGKRLRKSPKLYLLDPGLAAFMLGLHSQSSILQGPSLGALAETAVAAEWLKFFRQHGEEPQIYYWQSSGGKEVDLIIERDGRLYALEVKATATPRAEHGKNLKQWLKLAGANAHGALACNINEPRALLPGIRAVPWHLNAYSD; encoded by the coding sequence TTGAAGCCGCATTCTTTTTTGCAAATCTGCTATTCTGTGTTATATTTGCAAAACATGGGCTATATCCAGCGCTATCTGACCAATACAATCCGCAAGGCCATGGTTTCTTTTCCGGCGGTGCTGGTCACCGGCGCCAGACAGACCGGCAAGACTACCTTGTTGCGTACCGAGTTCGGCGCATCGCATGATTACGTGTCGCTTGAACGCCCCGATATACGCAACAGGGCATTGGCGGACCCTGTCGGGTTTTTCGCGCAGACTCCGGGACCGCTGATTCTGGATGAAATTCAATACGCGCCGGAACTGCTGCATTACATAAAGGAACTGATAGACGCGCGGCGCGAACCCGGACAGTGGCTGCTTGCAGGTTCTCAAAGCTTCTCGCTGATGCAGGGAGTGAGCCAGACGTTGGCCGGCCGCGTAGCTGTATTGAATCTTGACCCCTTGTCCATAAGAGAACTGTCGCAGCAACCGCAGATATCCCCCGAAGATATGCTTGAATGGATGTTTGGATCCGCTGAAAGGCGCATTCCCGCCAAGGCAGGCGGAATCCCCGACCCTGTTGGTACGGAAGACACGGAATCTTTTGGGAACGACAGCAGGCAAGTCACCGGTCCCGGCTTTGAGGATTGGCTGTTGCGCGGCGGCTTCCCCGAACCTTGCCTGAACAAGCAGGTGGACCGGCAGTTGTGGTTTTCCGGTTACCTGCAAACTTATATCCAACGCGACGTCCGGGATTTGACTCAGGTAAACAATCTGGAAACTTTCTACAAGTTCCTGATGCTGGTCGCCGCCCGTACCGGACAACTTCTGAACATGGCGGAGCTCGGGAGCGAAATCGGCATCGCCGGACCTACGGTAAAGCGCTGGCTATCCGTGCTTAAGACCAGTCAGCTGATCTGTCTGCTGCCGCCTTATCACAAGAACTTCGGCAAACGGCTGAGGAAAAGTCCCAAGCTGTATCTGCTCGATCCCGGGCTTGCCGCCTTCATGCTGGGCCTGCACTCGCAAAGCTCCATTCTGCAAGGTCCTTCCCTGGGAGCATTGGCGGAGACCGCCGTGGCGGCGGAGTGGCTGAAGTTTTTTCGCCAGCACGGGGAGGAACCCCAAATCTATTACTGGCAATCAAGCGGCGGCAAGGAAGTTGACCTGATCATCGAGCGCGACGGCAGACTGTACGCGCTGGAAGTCAAGGCGACGGCGACACCTCGGGCGGAACATGGAAAAAACCTCAAGCAGTGGCTGAAACTGGCCGGTGCGAACGCGCACGGCGCGCTGGCCTGCAACATCAACGAACCGCGGGCCTTGCTGCCTGGCATCAGGGCCGTTCCCTGGCATCTGAACGCGTACTCCGATTGA
- a CDS encoding DUF4411 family protein, with protein MSGRYCTDANIFIECWNRIYPLAVFPSLWEKIARHQNDIILIKPIYDQVVPKDRRNREKDPLSIWLGKNHFIKTPIDNETKRLSLQLEAKYQITDQSKGVDQEDLTLIAYAKIENKTVVTLEGQQDQKPREKRNYKIPLVCSEEGIPCVNFIEMIKDFGIVI; from the coding sequence GTGAGCGGAAGATACTGCACGGATGCTAACATCTTCATAGAGTGCTGGAACAGAATTTATCCCTTGGCTGTTTTCCCGTCGCTATGGGAAAAAATAGCCCGGCATCAAAACGACATTATCCTGATCAAGCCCATCTACGATCAGGTTGTCCCGAAAGACAGGCGAAACCGGGAAAAAGACCCTTTGAGTATCTGGCTCGGGAAAAACCATTTTATTAAGACTCCCATTGATAATGAGACAAAGAGACTTTCGTTGCAACTGGAAGCAAAATACCAGATAACGGATCAGTCCAAAGGAGTGGATCAGGAGGATCTTACGTTGATCGCGTACGCAAAAATAGAGAATAAAACCGTTGTGACCCTCGAAGGACAGCAGGACCAGAAGCCCAGAGAAAAGAGGAATTACAAAATTCCGCTGGTCTGCAGCGAAGAAGGAATTCCCTGTGTCAATTTCATAGAGATGATTAAAGATTTCGGTATAGTCATATGA
- a CDS encoding 2OG-Fe(II) oxygenase, with protein sequence MCDEKDHFESSPHIAELKRLLMSIDRPGSYCASGKMLAPLPVLSVSGMDALSFPVPESQVKTLIECSRRSPFGKGTETLVDQDVRDSWEIHPSEFSLEGTGWNEAFAAIVGATADGLGCPRERLRADIYKLLLYEQGGFFLPHRDTEKTDGMVATLVVALPVRGSGGEIVVRHKGRETVIDMRGGEPSEIAWAAFYADCEHEIRPVLDGNRIVLVYSLVLSNGAGELATPDFGAETRRVAEELSAWRSECLADDKIVWLLDHDYSEAGLSFDSLKNIDASVARVLTEASKAAGYSLYAAIVRIQESGEALYDGEYGYEYGDLPESYEMGEIFECVCVLEYLVAPDGKAANFERLYFSKEEVLQTEELEDLYPQDESIEEWTGNAGATVERTYHLAALVLWPRENSLELIASDDICGAVGYVETLIESGDPEARAFASRIHEIWRDGRRYHPDTMGKALGAALRILVGLEDASSAGLLLSSSIAYCRSEERADIRAALLLAGPDFARDFLPDLIRGNLVSRPEDVFNLVAEFCRELGRDAGWSEVLTDSLCGSILPGLSDSLAKKEESVSSWSWGLGRDAEVSPEAAGNLLAAFLCLDLSEESGQAVSVLLDHPVCASPDRVIPRALEFLLEFKRTGSFKTLWKRVAEFLLERSAAPPEPPRDWKIASVAGCGCGDCDVLRKFCEDPSAMKHRFKVNKSTRGHIRSVISRHDLDITCCTERKGRPYTLVCSKTRSAHERSLERYEGDITEMKRLVSMVPELETQTLEHLNDAVARHG encoded by the coding sequence ATGTGCGACGAAAAAGATCATTTCGAGTCATCTCCCCACATTGCGGAGCTTAAGCGTCTGCTGATGTCGATTGACCGCCCGGGCAGTTACTGCGCTTCCGGGAAGATGTTGGCTCCCCTGCCCGTTCTCAGTGTTTCCGGTATGGACGCTCTTTCCTTCCCGGTTCCCGAAAGCCAGGTGAAAACCCTGATAGAGTGTTCGCGCCGCTCCCCTTTCGGAAAGGGTACGGAGACCCTGGTCGATCAGGATGTGCGCGACAGTTGGGAGATACATCCTTCCGAATTCAGTCTTGAGGGGACGGGGTGGAACGAGGCCTTCGCCGCGATAGTGGGAGCGACCGCCGACGGTCTCGGCTGTCCGAGGGAAAGGCTCCGTGCGGACATCTACAAGCTTCTCTTATACGAGCAGGGAGGTTTTTTCCTTCCGCACCGCGACACCGAGAAAACCGACGGCATGGTTGCGACGCTTGTGGTCGCCCTGCCCGTGAGGGGTTCGGGGGGAGAGATCGTCGTGCGCCACAAGGGACGCGAGACCGTGATCGACATGCGGGGCGGCGAGCCGTCGGAAATCGCCTGGGCGGCGTTCTACGCCGACTGCGAACATGAAATCCGGCCGGTTCTGGACGGAAACAGGATAGTTCTGGTCTACAGCCTCGTTCTCTCAAACGGGGCGGGAGAGCTTGCGACGCCCGATTTCGGGGCGGAGACTCGACGGGTCGCGGAGGAGCTTTCCGCGTGGAGAAGCGAGTGCCTGGCCGACGACAAGATCGTCTGGCTGCTTGATCATGACTACAGCGAGGCGGGGCTTTCCTTTGACTCGCTTAAAAATATCGACGCCTCGGTTGCCCGCGTCCTCACGGAAGCTTCCAAAGCCGCCGGGTACTCTCTTTACGCCGCGATTGTCAGGATACAGGAATCGGGCGAGGCGCTTTACGACGGGGAATATGGCTATGAATACGGCGATCTCCCGGAGTCATACGAGATGGGGGAGATATTTGAGTGCGTCTGCGTTCTTGAATATCTCGTTGCTCCTGACGGAAAGGCGGCGAATTTCGAAAGACTCTATTTCTCCAAGGAAGAAGTGCTGCAGACCGAAGAGCTTGAAGACCTTTACCCTCAAGATGAAAGTATAGAGGAGTGGACCGGCAATGCCGGTGCGACAGTTGAACGCACGTACCATCTTGCCGCTCTTGTTCTCTGGCCCAGGGAAAATTCCCTTGAGCTTATAGCGTCGGACGATATTTGCGGGGCTGTGGGTTATGTCGAGACGCTGATTGAGAGCGGAGATCCGGAGGCGCGGGCGTTCGCGTCGCGGATTCACGAGATATGGCGCGACGGGAGACGCTATCATCCGGACACGATGGGCAAAGCCCTCGGCGCCGCGCTGCGCATTCTGGTCGGACTGGAAGACGCGTCGTCTGCCGGACTTCTCCTCAGTTCCTCGATTGCGTACTGCAGGAGCGAGGAAAGAGCTGATATAAGGGCGGCTCTGTTGCTTGCCGGACCGGATTTTGCCCGCGATTTCCTCCCGGATCTTATTCGCGGAAACCTCGTTAGCCGTCCCGAAGATGTTTTCAATCTTGTGGCGGAGTTCTGCCGGGAACTCGGCCGCGACGCGGGATGGAGCGAGGTCCTCACCGACAGCCTGTGCGGTTCGATTCTGCCTGGGCTTTCCGACTCTCTCGCCAAAAAGGAGGAATCTGTTTCTTCGTGGAGCTGGGGGCTCGGCCGCGACGCAGAAGTTTCCCCTGAAGCGGCAGGAAATCTTCTCGCGGCGTTTCTTTGTCTGGACTTGTCGGAAGAGTCGGGGCAGGCTGTGTCCGTTCTTCTTGATCATCCCGTATGCGCAAGTCCCGATCGGGTTATTCCGCGCGCCCTGGAGTTTCTCCTTGAGTTTAAGCGGACGGGAAGTTTCAAAACCCTGTGGAAGCGTGTGGCGGAATTCCTGCTTGAGCGAAGCGCCGCACCGCCGGAACCTCCCAGGGACTGGAAAATCGCCTCCGTTGCGGGGTGTGGATGCGGGGACTGCGATGTTCTTCGGAAGTTCTGCGAAGACCCCTCCGCAATGAAACATCGCTTCAAAGTGAACAAGTCGACACGGGGTCACATAAGAAGCGTAATCAGCAGGCACGATCTTGATATCACCTGTTGTACCGAGAGGAAGGGCAGGCCTTACACGCTGGTGTGCAGCAAGACCCGTTCAGCCCACGAAAGAAGTCTCGAGCGTTATGAAGGAGACATAACTGAAATGAAAAGGCTTGTCTCCATGGTGCCGGAGCTTGAAACTCAGACCTTGGAGCATCTCAATGACGCGGTGGCGCGACACGGCTGA
- a CDS encoding killer suppression protein HigA, giving the protein MDINFLNSDLKKLCEDPKHASRKLGNASAKKLKTRLRILEVAAKLGEIPVGRPHPLKGKRTGQFAVDLAGGHRLVFEPFDDPVPLNEDGSVKWRELESIRIVFIGDYHD; this is encoded by the coding sequence ATGGACATAAATTTTTTGAACTCGGATCTGAAGAAACTATGCGAAGATCCAAAACATGCTAGCAGGAAACTTGGGAACGCGTCGGCCAAAAAATTAAAAACCCGATTAAGAATTCTGGAAGTAGCTGCCAAACTCGGAGAAATCCCTGTTGGTCGCCCGCATCCCTTGAAGGGAAAACGGACCGGGCAATTCGCCGTGGACTTGGCTGGCGGACACCGCTTGGTGTTTGAACCGTTCGATGATCCTGTGCCGCTTAACGAAGACGGGAGCGTGAAATGGAGAGAACTTGAGTCAATACGCATTGTGTTTATTGGAGACTATCATGACTGA
- a CDS encoding ATP-binding protein, with product MSDNEFPREIAASVRRMAGHFPAVVVTGARQTGKTTLLTKLFGDYNYVSLDLPAEAQLAEEDPQSFLSRHPAPLLVDEVQYAPKLFRYLKVEIDKRRDMNGRFILTGSQKFSLMQGVSESLAGRCGVLELEGLTVQELGPVFSRMEEGEGMAGILARGFMPQLWKDPAMKPADYFASYQATYLERDVRQLLNVSSLRDFDRFMRALALRSGQLLNKSEIAKETGINSKTADKWLNVLVASNQVTLLEPWFANPGKRLAKTPKLFFNDVGLLCFLLGLKGQAVTESYLIGAIWETFVFGELRKYLSLAAPEATIWHYRDQSRETDFIIEKDGRLTLAEAKWKELPTPRDFAQALKVHELLGPRARWPVMVLCRTRQSFPVAEKLLAVNAFRFREHLA from the coding sequence ATGTCGGATAATGAGTTTCCAAGAGAAATAGCCGCGTCAGTCAGGCGCATGGCGGGGCACTTTCCTGCCGTTGTCGTTACGGGCGCTCGCCAGACGGGCAAGACAACGCTGCTGACGAAACTGTTCGGGGACTATAACTACGTAAGTCTCGACCTTCCGGCGGAAGCGCAGTTGGCAGAAGAGGATCCTCAGTCGTTTCTGTCGCGTCATCCCGCGCCGCTGCTCGTGGATGAGGTTCAGTACGCCCCCAAGCTGTTTCGCTACCTGAAGGTTGAAATAGACAAGCGCAGGGATATGAACGGACGCTTCATTCTGACCGGGTCGCAGAAATTCAGCCTGATGCAGGGAGTATCGGAATCTCTGGCGGGACGTTGCGGCGTGCTTGAGCTAGAAGGCCTTACGGTTCAGGAACTTGGGCCCGTGTTTTCCCGCATGGAAGAGGGCGAGGGGATGGCCGGGATTCTCGCTCGCGGGTTTATGCCGCAGCTCTGGAAGGATCCGGCGATGAAGCCCGCGGACTATTTCGCCAGCTATCAGGCGACTTATCTTGAGCGCGATGTGCGCCAGCTTTTAAATGTTTCGTCGTTGCGGGACTTTGACCGCTTCATGCGCGCCCTGGCTCTTCGCAGCGGACAATTGCTTAACAAGTCGGAAATTGCCAAGGAGACGGGAATAAACAGCAAAACCGCCGACAAGTGGCTGAACGTGCTTGTGGCTTCTAACCAGGTTACGCTGCTTGAACCTTGGTTTGCGAATCCGGGGAAGCGTCTTGCGAAGACGCCCAAACTTTTTTTCAATGATGTCGGGTTGCTGTGTTTCCTTCTGGGGCTTAAAGGACAGGCGGTGACCGAAAGCTACCTGATTGGAGCGATATGGGAGACTTTTGTTTTTGGCGAACTGCGGAAATACCTGTCTCTGGCGGCTCCGGAAGCGACCATATGGCACTATCGGGACCAGTCACGCGAAACCGATTTCATTATTGAGAAGGACGGTCGTCTCACTCTGGCGGAAGCGAAATGGAAGGAACTTCCGACGCCGCGTGACTTTGCTCAAGCCCTCAAGGTTCATGAGCTGCTCGGACCGCGGGCAAGATGGCCTGTTATGGTGCTGTGCCGCACCCGTCAGAGCTTTCCGGTTGCGGAAAAACTGCTTGCCGTAAACGCGTTCAGATTTCGGGAACATCTGGCATGA
- a CDS encoding helix-turn-helix domain-containing protein produces MTEKLDRFEPKWMSPPGDTILDALAEKNWTQSEFARRAGYTAKHVSQLIKGKAAITEDTALRLERILGGSARFWLALDARHREEVARAEEIKRLESQVEWLKELPLTQMVKFGWIEKCAKKTDQVSECLKYFGVASVSVWRKEYPAPQELAAFKSSEKFEKKNGAVAAWLRRGEQIAEQRSFGKYDRKGFIKKLLGIRKLTNETDPDIFVPELINECAEVGVAVVFELAPVGCPATGATRWLAPDKALIMLSLRHKTNDHLWFAFFHEAAHILLHGKKMLFLEIEGDGNSREREADEFASNFLIPRQKADALRFLAHTKTAVRRFAEEIGVAPGIVVGRMQYEGYLPMSYLNGLKVRYEWGTGRS; encoded by the coding sequence ATGACTGAGAAGCTTGATCGGTTTGAACCGAAATGGATGTCGCCGCCCGGAGATACGATCCTGGATGCCCTTGCGGAAAAGAACTGGACGCAGTCAGAATTCGCACGTAGGGCGGGCTATACGGCAAAACACGTGAGTCAGCTTATAAAGGGTAAGGCCGCAATCACGGAAGATACTGCGCTTCGACTGGAACGGATTCTGGGGGGCAGCGCGAGATTCTGGCTGGCGCTGGATGCGAGACATCGCGAGGAGGTGGCGCGGGCGGAAGAAATCAAGCGACTGGAGAGTCAGGTCGAGTGGCTGAAAGAACTTCCCCTCACACAGATGGTCAAGTTCGGCTGGATAGAAAAATGCGCCAAAAAGACTGATCAGGTTTCAGAGTGCCTTAAATACTTCGGCGTTGCTTCCGTGTCTGTGTGGAGAAAAGAATATCCTGCGCCGCAAGAGCTGGCCGCTTTTAAGTCTTCAGAGAAATTCGAGAAGAAAAACGGCGCCGTGGCGGCCTGGCTGCGCAGGGGTGAACAGATAGCCGAACAACGTTCGTTCGGTAAGTACGACAGGAAGGGTTTTATCAAGAAGCTTCTCGGCATCCGAAAACTTACGAACGAAACCGACCCGGACATATTCGTTCCCGAACTGATTAACGAATGCGCCGAAGTTGGCGTTGCTGTTGTATTTGAACTGGCGCCCGTCGGCTGTCCGGCCACCGGCGCGACGCGATGGCTGGCTCCGGACAAAGCTCTGATAATGCTAAGCCTGCGGCATAAAACCAACGATCACTTGTGGTTTGCTTTCTTCCATGAGGCAGCACACATACTTCTTCACGGGAAGAAGATGCTGTTTCTTGAGATTGAAGGTGACGGAAACAGTCGCGAGCGGGAAGCTGACGAGTTTGCGAGCAACTTCCTGATTCCGAGACAAAAAGCCGATGCTCTTCGTTTTCTTGCGCATACCAAAACGGCAGTAAGAAGGTTTGCTGAGGAGATTGGCGTGGCGCCTGGGATTGTCGTCGGCAGAATGCAGTATGAAGGGTATTTACCCATGAGTTATCTGAACGGACTGAAAGTGCGCTACGAGTGGGGAACTGGGCGGAGTTAG